A window of Gemmatimonadota bacterium contains these coding sequences:
- a CDS encoding polysaccharide deacetylase family protein: MGRLTEAVLESVPLALYQRIFRRPCIGINYHMVSDGSLSHVEHVLKYKTAAMFDEDVAYLRENFELISYRDVVARSGAAERPRPRTPITLTFDDGYSQCYSVARPILLRHGAPCTFFIITDSVDNEFLPYANKASLCIARVRELLDTGGEDPLSVVSQTVGTDFDTVEDFARWMRPLYTSDTPNIDRICDVLKIDSDAFLNDHRPFMTSAEIRQLVADGFTVGAHTRRHPYLSNLADERTIEDEIVQSCEYVRDLTGQPSVPFAFPFSAGQLDRAFLERIRRENDCVGYMFDMRGLTIDRPFIVNRIGGDSLDAVSVEESNLPHLMRRAYKGYLRRTIWRQNR; encoded by the coding sequence GTGGGAAGACTTACCGAAGCCGTTCTAGAGTCCGTCCCGCTCGCGCTCTACCAGAGGATCTTTCGTCGTCCCTGTATCGGCATCAATTACCACATGGTGTCCGACGGCTCGCTTTCCCATGTCGAACACGTTCTCAAATACAAGACGGCGGCCATGTTCGATGAGGATGTGGCCTACCTCCGAGAGAATTTCGAACTAATATCCTATCGAGATGTCGTTGCGAGATCGGGGGCGGCGGAGCGCCCTCGTCCACGAACGCCGATTACTCTCACCTTCGATGACGGATACTCGCAGTGTTACTCCGTGGCGCGGCCCATCCTTCTTCGCCACGGGGCACCCTGCACCTTCTTCATCATCACCGATTCCGTGGACAATGAATTTCTTCCGTACGCCAACAAGGCCTCCCTTTGCATCGCACGGGTCCGTGAGCTTCTCGACACAGGGGGAGAGGACCCCCTAAGCGTCGTGTCCCAGACCGTCGGCACGGATTTCGATACGGTAGAGGATTTCGCGCGCTGGATGCGCCCTCTCTATACATCCGACACCCCGAACATCGATCGGATCTGTGATGTCCTGAAGATCGACTCAGACGCTTTTCTGAATGACCATCGTCCGTTCATGACGAGTGCGGAGATCCGGCAACTGGTTGCGGACGGTTTCACGGTCGGCGCGCATACGCGAAGGCACCCCTACTTGAGCAACCTCGCGGACGAACGAACGATCGAAGACGAAATCGTTCAATCCTGTGAGTATGTCAGGGACCTCACCGGTCAGCCTTCCGTGCCATTCGCATTTCCCTTCTCTGCGGGCCAACTCGATCGAGCCTTTTTAGAGCGGATTCGAAGAGAAAACGACTGCGTCGGATACATGTTCGACATGCGGGGCCTGACGATCGACCGGCCCTTCATTGTCAATCGAATCGGGGGAGACTCCCTCGACGCCGTGTCGGTGGAAGAGTCGAACCTCCCCCACTTGATGCGTCGGGCGTACAAGGGGTACTTGCGACGGACCATCTGGCGCCAGAATCGATAA
- a CDS encoding glycosyltransferase family 4 protein — protein MPALGGALSNPIRILIVDDGIGFGGAIVSTANLIRALDRTRFEPIFVSATNHALLASALKEAAPGTHVAIARRILHHYRLSAIAERIRRLPFAPFRKFVETLFYGLRHLVNLPYTLRLAYLGLRYRADLVQLNLGLGQDEAAVAAILLRNPRVVFLRGYWGMGRIQMHVFAPGIRKFVAVSRYIADRVIEGGVEPERVTVATSPVILEEVSEASLREVRDRHDLAPGLPLFGIFGRVVPWKGQLESLRAAALVLELVPTAKALVVGDASDGDQAYMSHLVAFVQERGLEGRIIFTGYRDDVATYYTLLDVSVHASIEPEPSGRVIFEAMSYGTPVVASHLGGPKEFVEEGVDGFIVDPTDAARVAERVVTLLRDNAMRDRMGAHGKEKMRRLYGPEPYARQVEAVYDEVVGASPPEEARKP, from the coding sequence GTGCCAGCCCTGGGAGGAGCGCTGTCGAACCCGATCCGGATCCTGATCGTGGACGACGGGATCGGGTTCGGAGGGGCGATCGTGTCCACGGCCAACCTGATCCGTGCACTCGACCGGACCCGCTTCGAGCCGATCTTCGTCAGCGCTACGAACCACGCCCTCCTGGCGAGTGCTCTCAAGGAAGCGGCACCCGGAACCCACGTGGCGATCGCCCGCCGTATTCTCCATCACTACCGCCTGAGTGCGATCGCTGAACGGATCCGGCGACTTCCTTTCGCCCCCTTCCGGAAGTTCGTGGAAACCCTCTTCTACGGCCTGAGGCATCTCGTGAACCTGCCGTACACGCTGCGGCTGGCTTACCTCGGACTTCGGTACCGCGCCGACCTCGTGCAGTTGAACCTCGGGCTTGGCCAGGACGAGGCCGCCGTGGCTGCAATCCTTCTCCGAAATCCCCGCGTCGTTTTCCTGCGGGGTTACTGGGGAATGGGACGGATCCAGATGCACGTGTTCGCGCCGGGCATCCGCAAGTTCGTCGCCGTTTCCCGGTACATCGCCGACCGGGTGATCGAGGGCGGAGTCGAACCGGAGCGCGTCACGGTCGCGACGTCCCCTGTCATCCTCGAAGAAGTGAGCGAGGCGTCGCTCCGTGAGGTGCGGGACCGGCACGACCTCGCCCCGGGGCTGCCCCTCTTCGGAATCTTCGGACGTGTCGTGCCCTGGAAAGGGCAGCTCGAGTCTCTCAGGGCGGCGGCGCTCGTCCTCGAGCTGGTCCCGACGGCGAAGGCGCTGGTCGTGGGTGACGCCTCCGACGGGGACCAGGCATACATGAGCCACCTCGTTGCATTCGTGCAGGAACGCGGACTGGAAGGTCGGATCATCTTCACCGGATACCGGGATGATGTGGCCACGTATTACACGCTCCTCGACGTGTCGGTACATGCCTCGATCGAGCCGGAGCCCTCCGGGCGCGTCATCTTCGAGGCAATGAGTTATGGAACTCCGGTCGTCGCGTCACACCTCGGGGGCCCGAAGGAGTTCGTAGAGGAAGGCGTGGACGGATTCATCGTGGACCCCACCGATGCCGCGCGCGTGGCCGAACGGGTTGTGACACTCCTCCGAGACAACGCGATGCGAGACAGAATGGGCGCCCACGGAAAGGAGAAGATGCGCCGCCTGTACGGACCGGAGCCTTACGCGCGGCAGGTCGAGGCCGTGTACGACGAGGTGGTGGGTGCCTCGCCCCCGGAGGAAGCGCGGAAACCGTGA
- a CDS encoding pitrilysin family protein, translating into MRPRIAAAAALLLMPTLAGAQAPDAPAPDAASASFPSPDGRNLPVVEHTLDNGMRFLLLPREGAPTVSFVVHVPVGSVNESLGNTGIAHFLEHLLFKGTTTVGTRDLNAELALFERMDAAHDSLVRARGEIPAPDTAAASRLESRIRALEDSARAYTVSNEFDEILSRAGARGLNATTSYEATQYFVNLPANRTKLWFVLEADRMRNPVFREFYAERQVIAEERLTRTENSPAGLLYEAHIGAAFRVHPYGVPPIGHMDDILNVSRGQVEEYYRRYYGPNNTVVAIVGDFDADSAMVWADQYFGPLEPGDPPIPVLVREPEQRGERRVEVLYDAEPQIRIAWKIPDAFHPDAPALTMLVNVLVAGRDARLYRRLVRDDRIATSVTAGTGPAARYPGIFTISAVPRAPHTVEEIEAVIYEELERLRAEPPTEEEVERVRTRLEADQVRRLVSSQGLAFQLAGSEATWGDWRETFVLQERLGEVTPEDLAGVLERYLRPETRTVGILRRADEDPAP; encoded by the coding sequence GTGAGACCCCGGATCGCCGCCGCCGCCGCACTCTTGCTGATGCCCACCCTCGCCGGTGCGCAGGCCCCCGATGCGCCGGCTCCCGATGCCGCCTCTGCCAGCTTCCCCTCCCCCGACGGCCGCAACCTCCCCGTCGTCGAGCACACGCTCGACAATGGGATGCGTTTCCTCCTCCTTCCCCGTGAGGGAGCGCCCACAGTCTCCTTCGTGGTGCACGTCCCCGTCGGGAGCGTGAACGAGTCTCTCGGCAACACCGGGATCGCGCACTTCCTCGAGCACCTCCTCTTCAAGGGGACGACGACGGTCGGCACGCGTGACCTCAACGCGGAGCTCGCCCTCTTCGAGCGGATGGACGCGGCGCACGATTCCCTCGTTCGAGCACGCGGTGAGATCCCGGCGCCGGACACCGCGGCAGCCTCCCGGCTCGAATCCCGGATCCGCGCGCTCGAGGATTCTGCCCGCGCCTACACCGTATCGAACGAGTTCGACGAAATCCTTTCGCGGGCCGGCGCCCGCGGGCTCAACGCGACCACGAGCTACGAGGCCACGCAGTACTTCGTGAACCTCCCGGCCAACCGAACCAAGCTCTGGTTCGTTCTCGAGGCCGACCGGATGCGAAATCCAGTCTTTCGCGAGTTCTACGCGGAACGCCAGGTGATCGCCGAGGAACGGCTGACGCGGACGGAAAACTCGCCGGCCGGGCTCCTCTACGAAGCGCATATCGGTGCCGCCTTTCGCGTCCACCCCTACGGCGTGCCCCCCATCGGGCACATGGACGACATCTTGAACGTCTCGCGAGGTCAGGTCGAAGAATATTATCGGCGGTATTACGGGCCGAATAACACGGTCGTCGCGATCGTGGGGGACTTCGACGCGGATTCGGCGATGGTCTGGGCGGACCAGTACTTCGGCCCCTTGGAACCGGGCGATCCTCCGATTCCCGTCCTCGTGCGCGAGCCGGAGCAGAGGGGAGAGCGTCGAGTGGAAGTCCTCTACGACGCGGAGCCGCAGATCCGGATCGCCTGGAAGATTCCCGACGCATTCCATCCGGACGCGCCCGCGCTCACGATGCTTGTGAACGTCCTCGTCGCCGGGCGGGACGCGCGCCTCTACCGGCGCCTCGTGCGGGACGATCGGATTGCCACCTCCGTCACGGCCGGGACCGGGCCCGCCGCGCGTTATCCGGGAATCTTCACGATCTCGGCCGTGCCCCGGGCGCCCCACACCGTCGAGGAGATCGAGGCCGTGATCTACGAGGAGCTCGAACGCCTGCGAGCGGAACCCCCGACTGAAGAGGAGGTCGAGCGGGTCCGGACGCGCCTCGAGGCCGACCAGGTTCGGCGCCTCGTCTCGAGTCAGGGATTGGCCTTCCAGCTGGCCGGATCGGAAGCGACCTGGGGAGATTGGCGGGAGACCTTCGTACTCCAGGAGCGGCTCGGCGAGGTCACGCCGGAGGACCTCGCGGGCGTTCTGGAGCGGTACTTGCGCCCCGAGACCCGCACGGTGGGGATCCTTCGACGAGCAGACGAGGACCCGGCGCCATGA
- a CDS encoding pitrilysin family protein: protein MTLLLLLGLVGAPLPQAAPGLPGGGTPAGGAPAARPDTLPPPVGREAVEALIYPPLVFDPPEADEHEVLGVPVYYLHDPALPLVDFFVQLRGGPGHFPRAVFAPISALPSLLRLGGTRTLPPDSVDLKIDLLALQVSFSSGGGGSLVGLNALTDTFDEGIALLREMLLAPGLDSAALEVWRGQQLEGIRRREDDPQGLAYSEFNRLMFGDHPTGWVATEEDFSADRLSRESLLAAHETLICRNRIILGLAGDLSWEDAELRILEFLEPWPECAEELSEPPVAELRDEPGVFLIRKEVEQSTVIMAQPGGLLLDDSPEYFASRIADFILGSGGFTSRMMTRVRTEQGLAYGASSLWGASRRSQGLLGALTFTRPERTIEAARLLRDVMDEFRGTPPESDEVESALEEIANGYVFAFESAAQIVARRMGYRAQELPDGWLERYLEGLQEVTPSAIAEVTGRYLDPSRMTILILGDPTRFDPGLEELGPVYELSPDGSVTPWDAGF from the coding sequence ATGACGCTCCTCCTCCTCCTCGGGCTCGTGGGAGCCCCTCTCCCTCAGGCCGCGCCGGGACTCCCCGGCGGGGGTACCCCCGCCGGCGGCGCTCCCGCCGCACGGCCCGACACCCTCCCCCCCCCGGTCGGACGGGAGGCGGTGGAAGCCCTGATCTACCCGCCCCTCGTCTTCGATCCCCCGGAGGCCGACGAGCACGAGGTCCTCGGAGTCCCGGTTTATTACCTCCACGACCCGGCCCTCCCCCTCGTGGACTTCTTCGTCCAGCTCCGGGGCGGCCCGGGGCATTTCCCGCGCGCGGTGTTCGCACCCATTTCCGCCCTCCCTTCCCTCCTTCGCCTCGGCGGAACGCGGACGCTTCCCCCCGATTCCGTGGACTTGAAGATCGATCTCCTCGCCCTCCAGGTCTCGTTCTCGAGCGGGGGCGGGGGCTCCCTCGTGGGGCTCAACGCGCTCACCGACACCTTCGACGAAGGGATCGCGCTCCTCCGGGAGATGCTCCTCGCGCCGGGGCTCGACTCCGCCGCGCTCGAGGTGTGGCGAGGCCAGCAGCTCGAGGGGATCCGTCGGCGCGAAGACGACCCCCAGGGACTCGCCTATTCCGAGTTCAATCGACTCATGTTCGGGGACCATCCCACGGGGTGGGTGGCCACGGAGGAGGACTTCTCCGCCGACCGCCTCTCGAGGGAAAGCCTCCTCGCGGCGCACGAGACGCTGATCTGCCGGAACCGGATCATCCTGGGTCTCGCGGGAGACCTAAGCTGGGAAGACGCGGAGCTCCGGATTCTGGAGTTTCTGGAGCCGTGGCCGGAGTGCGCGGAAGAGCTCTCCGAACCGCCGGTGGCCGAGCTCCGCGACGAGCCGGGGGTTTTTCTCATCCGGAAGGAAGTGGAGCAGAGCACGGTGATCATGGCCCAGCCGGGAGGGCTCCTTCTCGACGACTCGCCGGAGTATTTCGCCTCTCGCATCGCGGATTTCATTCTCGGCTCCGGTGGATTCACCTCGCGGATGATGACGCGCGTGCGCACCGAGCAGGGGCTCGCCTACGGAGCCTCTTCCCTCTGGGGCGCGTCCCGCCGGAGCCAGGGGCTCCTCGGCGCGCTCACCTTCACCCGCCCCGAGCGCACGATCGAAGCGGCACGTCTCCTCCGGGACGTCATGGATGAGTTCAGGGGGACGCCACCGGAATCGGACGAGGTCGAGTCCGCGCTCGAGGAGATCGCGAACGGCTACGTCTTCGCCTTCGAGTCCGCAGCGCAGATCGTGGCGCGCCGCATGGGATACCGCGCCCAGGAGCTCCCGGACGGCTGGTTGGAGCGGTACCTGGAAGGGCTCCAGGAGGTGACGCCCTCGGCGATCGCCGAGGTGACGGGGCGTTACCTCGACCCCTCCCGGATGACCATCCTCATCCTGGGCGACCCCACGCGGTTCGATCCGGGACTCGAGGAGCTCGGTCCCGTGTACGAGCTCTCGCCGGACGGGAGCGTGACCCCCTGGGACGCGGGTTTCTAA
- a CDS encoding ubiquinone/menaquinone biosynthesis methyltransferase produces the protein MTESEARPREGEDRDRQVRAIFSSIAGRYDLLNHVLSLNVDKRWRRKAVDRLVLGGTPTRARVLDACAGTLDLSLELAGRGGFQGTVIASDFAHPMLKVGVDKLNNSRVLPVCSDTLGLPFPDGTFDGAMVAFGVRNLSDVDAGFRELGRVLRRGARLVVLEFTTPPNPLLRPLYLLYFRRILPFLGKLVSGHPWAYEYLPESVREFPGPEALARKLAAAGFETPEWEYLTGGIAAIHVGRRRG, from the coding sequence GTGACGGAATCCGAAGCGCGCCCCCGCGAGGGGGAAGATCGCGACCGGCAGGTCCGGGCCATCTTCTCCTCCATCGCGGGTCGCTACGATCTCCTGAACCACGTCCTCTCCCTCAATGTGGACAAGAGGTGGCGCCGGAAGGCGGTGGACCGGCTCGTCCTCGGGGGGACGCCGACACGAGCCCGAGTCCTCGACGCATGCGCGGGCACCCTCGATCTGAGCCTGGAGCTCGCGGGCCGCGGCGGCTTTCAGGGCACGGTCATCGCGTCCGACTTCGCTCATCCAATGCTCAAGGTGGGAGTTGATAAGCTGAATAATAGCAGGGTGTTACCCGTATGCTCAGATACCCTGGGGCTCCCCTTCCCGGACGGGACTTTCGATGGCGCGATGGTGGCTTTCGGGGTCCGAAACCTCTCGGATGTGGACGCCGGATTTCGCGAGCTGGGCCGGGTTCTCCGCCGGGGGGCACGGCTCGTGGTGCTCGAGTTCACGACGCCGCCGAATCCTCTCCTCCGGCCCCTCTACCTACTTTACTTCCGACGAATTCTTCCCTTTCTCGGGAAGCTCGTCTCGGGGCACCCCTGGGCGTACGAGTACCTTCCGGAGTCGGTCCGCGAATTCCCCGGGCCCGAAGCGCTCGCCAGAAAGCTCGCCGCCGCCGGCTTCGAGACGCCCGAGTGGGAGTACCTTACGGGGGGGATCGCCGCGATCCACGTGGGAAGGCGGCGGGGTTAG
- a CDS encoding sigma-70 family RNA polymerase sigma factor codes for MTTGNSGGRAPLKANELDDRALVAEACAGRDRAFEELLHRYERPVFSLVVRMVRDHALAEDLAQEVFIKAFQAIRSYDPAYKFSSWIFKIANNLTIDHLRRRRIETVSIHGSPHATTVEDEMGSQIVLESQDENPEEFVESRELGARIEGAIARLRPEYRTAVLLRHVEGYSYEEVADIMEVPLGTAKTYIHRGRTELRTHLAEVAT; via the coding sequence ATGACCACAGGCAACTCGGGAGGCCGAGCGCCGTTGAAGGCCAACGAGCTGGACGACCGCGCGCTCGTCGCGGAGGCGTGCGCCGGGCGGGACCGCGCCTTCGAGGAGCTCCTCCACAGGTACGAGCGCCCCGTTTTCTCCCTGGTGGTCCGCATGGTCCGGGATCATGCCCTGGCCGAAGACCTCGCGCAGGAAGTCTTCATCAAGGCCTTCCAGGCGATTCGCAGCTACGATCCGGCCTACAAGTTCTCGAGCTGGATCTTCAAGATCGCGAACAACCTCACGATCGATCACCTCCGGCGCCGGCGCATCGAGACCGTGTCCATCCACGGATCCCCGCACGCGACCACCGTGGAGGACGAGATGGGGTCGCAGATCGTGCTCGAGTCCCAGGACGAAAACCCGGAGGAGTTCGTGGAGAGCCGCGAGCTGGGCGCACGGATCGAGGGGGCGATCGCGCGTCTTCGTCCGGAATACCGGACGGCGGTTCTCCTCCGTCACGTCGAAGGTTACAGCTACGAAGAGGTGGCGGACATCATGGAGGTGCCGCTCGGAACCGCAAAAACCTATATCCACCGAGGGCGGACCGAGCTTCGGACACACCTCGCAGAGGTGGCGACGTGA
- a CDS encoding zf-HC2 domain-containing protein: MNDRLEHIESEVLQAYLEGEVPEDRSAEVDSHLAVCARCAEELDGWRVLFRDLGTLPALGPSSAFSDRVMARLRPAAVAPAPRPLRERILSLLRGAGKKGARHPAPRALQDFADGVLAGPELAAATVHLAACAECEKEVEAWHGLVAALAALPVLRPSEGFAARVMGNVRARRATAAPPAPRPTERLLAAARWLVPTTRKGWIAASSVVAAPVAGFLALMGIVAVHPLLTLGDLFAFFGWQGSALARNGFGWIVQEIVGSGLVLQAYEALQVLVAAPGMLAGAAALTWLATVTAGWVMYRNVLAPFLPSRHRVRTG; this comes from the coding sequence GTGAACGACAGGCTGGAACATATCGAAAGCGAAGTCCTCCAGGCCTACCTCGAAGGTGAGGTGCCGGAGGATCGAAGCGCGGAGGTGGACTCCCACCTCGCCGTGTGCGCGCGCTGTGCGGAAGAGCTCGATGGGTGGCGGGTCCTTTTCCGCGACCTCGGCACACTTCCGGCTCTCGGTCCGTCTTCGGCCTTCAGCGACCGGGTTATGGCTCGCCTCCGGCCCGCCGCCGTCGCGCCGGCCCCACGGCCACTCCGCGAGCGGATCCTCTCCCTTCTCCGGGGCGCCGGAAAAAAAGGCGCCCGCCACCCCGCCCCGCGCGCTCTTCAGGATTTCGCCGACGGAGTGCTCGCCGGACCGGAGCTCGCCGCCGCGACGGTTCACCTCGCCGCGTGCGCGGAGTGTGAGAAAGAGGTCGAGGCTTGGCACGGTCTCGTCGCGGCCCTGGCGGCGCTCCCGGTCCTCCGTCCTTCGGAGGGATTCGCCGCACGCGTCATGGGGAACGTCAGGGCGCGGCGGGCGACCGCCGCGCCGCCTGCGCCGCGGCCGACGGAGCGCCTCCTCGCCGCGGCCCGGTGGCTCGTGCCGACGACGCGGAAGGGGTGGATCGCCGCGTCGAGCGTCGTGGCCGCACCGGTCGCCGGCTTCCTCGCTCTCATGGGGATCGTCGCCGTCCACCCCCTCCTCACGCTCGGAGACCTCTTCGCCTTCTTCGGGTGGCAGGGCTCCGCGCTTGCGCGCAACGGGTTCGGTTGGATCGTGCAGGAGATCGTGGGTAGCGGATTGGTCCTTCAGGCCTATGAGGCACTTCAGGTTCTGGTCGCCGCTCCCGGAATGCTCGCGGGCGCCGCGGCGCTGACCTGGCTCGCGACCGTGACCGCCGGATGGGTCATGTACAGAAACGTTTTGGCTCCCTTTCTCCCGTCGAGGCACCGTGTTCGGACAGGCTGA
- a CDS encoding polymer-forming cytoskeletal protein, with translation MFGQAESRILPLLLLAATGFSFGATPGVAQERQILANQVSVAGNAATLRLEFSGGDALSIELRAGRLYLDGAEAGQFTPAGALESSWRALLGQAIAADAAVLPGLLRGWAPPPGLAAESLATANALTARIAQALEGTAVQALPNGAVRIHVDETVTIPMGETVAGSLLLVESDLDLDGRVAGDVVLIGGSLDLGPDAVVEGNVRWSSADVGGNRGAVLGLIQEVPGLTPPAGFESTAQAAADEVRIEERIRRQVEAEVRESVAVAEARRQNRRPASALSRIGSGIGGVLQTGVTFGILLAAGLGVLYFFPRRLEVIARTARETSLRSAMVGLAGLVLALPTFVVGIVLLAISIIGIPVILLWVPVFPIALAGAMIVGYLAVARNLGGWIFGSEDRSLAGFSGTSAAANIGIGLAALLAFFAVAHVFEMGGPWFSVFNVLLHSVGFIFSALAMCIGLGAIILSKGGQSSSYAGAAWKLDMDDGVTSTGGP, from the coding sequence GTGTTCGGACAGGCTGAGTCCCGAATCCTTCCACTCCTCCTCCTGGCCGCGACCGGATTTTCATTCGGCGCCACGCCCGGGGTTGCGCAGGAACGGCAGATCCTCGCGAATCAGGTGAGCGTCGCCGGAAACGCGGCGACCCTTCGACTCGAGTTTTCCGGAGGGGATGCGCTCTCCATCGAGCTGCGGGCGGGGAGACTTTATCTCGACGGGGCCGAGGCGGGGCAGTTCACACCCGCCGGCGCGCTCGAGTCCTCCTGGCGGGCGCTCCTTGGGCAGGCGATCGCGGCCGACGCCGCGGTCCTTCCGGGGCTCCTCCGCGGGTGGGCGCCTCCCCCCGGACTCGCCGCGGAATCGCTCGCGACGGCGAACGCCCTCACTGCGCGGATCGCACAGGCCCTCGAGGGAACCGCCGTGCAGGCGCTGCCGAATGGCGCGGTCCGGATTCATGTGGACGAGACGGTCACGATCCCGATGGGGGAAACGGTCGCGGGGTCTCTCCTTCTCGTGGAGAGCGATCTCGACCTCGACGGAAGGGTGGCCGGAGACGTGGTGCTCATCGGGGGCTCCCTCGACCTTGGGCCGGACGCCGTCGTCGAGGGAAACGTGCGGTGGTCGAGCGCCGACGTCGGCGGCAATCGGGGCGCGGTCCTGGGGCTGATCCAGGAAGTTCCCGGGCTCACCCCACCGGCCGGCTTCGAATCCACCGCGCAGGCCGCCGCGGACGAGGTACGGATCGAAGAGCGGATTCGGCGGCAGGTCGAGGCGGAGGTGCGCGAGAGTGTAGCCGTGGCCGAGGCGCGTCGGCAGAACCGACGCCCCGCATCCGCCCTCTCCCGCATCGGGAGCGGGATTGGCGGCGTCCTTCAGACGGGCGTCACCTTCGGGATCCTCCTCGCGGCCGGCCTCGGCGTGCTCTACTTCTTCCCACGGCGCCTCGAGGTCATCGCACGGACGGCGCGCGAGACCTCTTTGCGCTCGGCGATGGTGGGGCTCGCGGGCCTCGTTCTCGCGCTACCCACCTTCGTCGTCGGAATTGTTCTTCTCGCGATCTCGATCATTGGAATCCCGGTCATTCTCCTGTGGGTTCCGGTTTTCCCGATCGCCCTCGCCGGCGCGATGATCGTCGGATACCTGGCGGTGGCACGGAACCTGGGCGGATGGATCTTCGGAAGCGAGGATCGGTCGCTCGCGGGATTCAGCGGAACGAGCGCGGCCGCGAACATCGGCATCGGACTCGCGGCACTCCTCGCCTTCTTCGCCGTGGCGCACGTCTTCGAGATGGGCGGACCCTGGTTCTCCGTATTCAATGTCCTCCTCCACTCCGTCGGCTTCATCTTTTCGGCGCTCGCCATGTGCATCGGGCTGGGAGCGATCATCCTGTCCAAGGGTGGCCAGAGCTCGAGCTACGCGGGAGCGGCCTGGAAGCTCGACATGGACGATGGCGTCACGTCCACCGGAGGGCCGTGA
- a CDS encoding LiaF domain-containing protein: MKLRSPDHVSMVPTASRAGAFALLGAIAGTFLGTPASAQEWTSAQFSRQISSEESAEVTIRYSAGRIALSAGSANQLYALRLRYDANSQEPVHEFENGRLELGVEGIGRTGFFRSGATDGEMELTLTNRIPLDLTLDLGAVRADLDLGGLRLTSLSIHTGASDGDLRVSSPNSEEMESVELKVGAASFRARDLGNLNAAEISLEGGVGDFRLDLNGLRRAETRVDVKMGLGSLEIRIPREAGVRLERESFLTSLNAPGLDRRDGVYLSSNWDQAAIRVDISVNAALGSISIVRFDP, translated from the coding sequence GTGAAGTTGCGTAGCCCGGACCACGTCTCGATGGTGCCTACGGCGTCCCGGGCCGGCGCGTTCGCCCTCCTCGGCGCCATCGCCGGCACTTTTCTCGGGACTCCGGCGTCCGCGCAGGAATGGACATCGGCGCAGTTCTCCCGCCAGATCTCGAGCGAAGAGAGCGCGGAGGTCACGATTCGCTACAGCGCGGGACGGATCGCTCTCTCCGCGGGGAGCGCGAATCAGCTCTACGCGTTGCGCCTCCGGTACGACGCGAACTCGCAAGAACCGGTTCACGAATTCGAGAACGGGCGGCTCGAGCTGGGGGTCGAAGGAATCGGACGAACGGGCTTCTTCCGGTCGGGCGCCACCGATGGCGAGATGGAGCTCACTCTCACGAACCGAATCCCTCTCGACCTGACACTCGACCTCGGAGCCGTCCGCGCCGATCTGGACCTGGGAGGGCTCCGCCTCACCTCCCTTTCCATTCACACCGGTGCGTCGGACGGCGACCTGCGGGTATCTTCACCGAATTCGGAGGAGATGGAATCGGTCGAACTCAAGGTGGGTGCCGCCTCGTTTCGCGCACGCGACCTGGGCAACTTGAACGCCGCCGAGATCTCCCTGGAAGGCGGAGTCGGAGACTTTCGCCTCGACTTGAACGGGCTGCGGCGGGCGGAAACCCGCGTGGACGTCAAGATGGGATTGGGGAGCCTCGAGATCCGGATCCCGCGAGAGGCGGGAGTCCGGCTGGAGCGCGAATCCTTCCTCACCTCCCTCAACGCACCCGGACTGGATCGCCGAGACGGCGTTTATCTCTCTTCGAACTGGGATCAGGCCGCGATCCGCGTGGACATTTCGGTGAATGCGGCGCTCGGAAGCATCTCGATCGTCCGCTTCGACCCTTGA